Proteins found in one Salmo salar chromosome ssa26, Ssal_v3.1, whole genome shotgun sequence genomic segment:
- the LOC106587733 gene encoding acidic leucine-rich nuclear phosphoprotein 32 family member A isoform X1, with protein MLFKAMSERHTELTSMIENRWTGFLKMDMKKRIHLELRNRTPSDVKELVLDNCRSNEGKIEGLTDEFKELEFLSTINVGLTSVSNLPKLNKLKKLELSDNRISGGLEVLAEKCPNLTHLNLSGNKIKDLSTIEPLKKLETLKSLDLFNCEVTNLNDYRDNVFKLLPQLTYLDGYDKDDKEAPDSDAEAYVEGLDDDDDSDEVDEEEDEDEDEDALPRKEEEDDDDEGEEEEEEDLSGEEDEEELDGKESDEDNEEEERGLKRKRDLDEEAEEEEDD; from the exons ATGCTTTTTAAAGCAATGTCGGAGCGCCATACAGAACTGACCTCAATGATAG AAAATCGGTGGACTGGTTTTCTCAAGATGGATATGAAGAAAAGAATTCATCTAGAATTGCGGAATCGCACGCCATCTGAT GTGAAAGAGCTGGTGCTTGATAACTGTCGCTCAAACGAAGGCAAAATTGAGGGCCTCACAGATGAATTTAAAGAGTTGGAATTTCTAAGCACAATCAACGTTGGGCTGACGTCGGTCTCCAACTTGCCGAAGCTGAACAAGCTGAAAAAA CTTGAACTCAGCGACAACAGGATCTCAGGTGGGCTGGAAGTACTGGCGGAGAAATGCCCGAACCTCACACACCTAAACCTCAGTGGCAACAAAATTAAAGACCTTAGCACGATAGAACCTCTG AAAAAATTAGAGACCCTGAAAAGCTTAGACTTGTTCAACTGCGAGGTGACCAACCTCAACGACTACAGAGACAACGTGTTCAAGCTCCTCCCCCAGTTGACGTACCTCGACGGCTATGACAAAGACGACAAGGAGGCGCCAGATTCGGACGCAGAGGCCTATGTGGAGGGACTGGATGATGACGATGACAGTGATG AGGTagacgaggaggaggatgaggatgaggatgaagacGCCTTACCaagaaaagaagaggaggatgatgatgatgaaggtgaagaagaggaagaggaggacctaAGTGGAGAG gaggacgaggaggagttGGACGGCAAGGAGAGTGATGAGGATAATGAAG AAGAGGAGCGAGGTCTGAAGAGGAAAAGGGATTTAGAcgaggaagcagaggaggaggaagacgacTGA
- the LOC106593363 gene encoding coronin-2B isoform X2, translating to MSWRPTYRSSKFRNVYGKVANREHCFDGIPITKNVHDNHFCAVNAKFLAIVTESAGGGSFIVIPVSQAGRIDPHHPKVCGHQGNVLDIKWNPFFENIIASCSEDSSVRVWEIPEGGLRRNMTEAMMELYGHSRRVGLIEWHPTSSGILFSAGYDYKILIWNLEIGEPVKMIDCHSDVIVCMSFNTDGSLLATSCKDKKLRVIEPRSGRVLQHASCKNHRVNRVVFLGNMKRLLTTGVSRWNTRQIALWDQEDLSMPMVEEEIDGLSGLLFPFYDADTHMLYLAGKGDGNIRYYEITTEKPYLQYLMEFRSPAPQKGLGVMPKHGLDVTACEVFRFYKLVTLKGLIEPISMIVPRRSETYQEDIYPMTAGTEPALSANDWLSGINRDPVLMSLKKGYQKPNQLVFKAPVKEKKGVVVNGIDLLENVPPRTENELLRMFFRQQEELRKLKEELNTKDVKIRQLELELNNLRNVSPVGNNV from the exons ATGTCATGGCGTCCGACATACCGAAGCTCCAAGTTTCGAAACGTCTACGGCAAAGTGGCCAACCGAGAGCACTGCTTTGACGGCATTCCCATCACCAAGAACGTCCATGACAACCACTTCTGTGCCGTCAATGCCAAGTTCCTGGCCATCGTCACGGAGAGTGCCGGTGGAGGGTCCTTTATCGTTATCCCTGTCTCCCAG GCCGGCCGCATCGACCCCCACCACCCCAAAGTGTGTGGCCACCAAGGCAATGTCCTGGACATCAAATGGAATCCCTTCTTTGAAAACATCATAGCTTCCTGCTCTGAAGATTCCTCt GTACGAGTATGGGAGATCCCAGAGGGAGGGCTGAGGCGAAATATGACAGAGGCCATGATGGAGCTGTATGGACACAGCAGGCGTGTGGGTCTCATCGAGTGGCACCCCACCAGCAGTGGAATCCTCTTCAGCGCTGGCTATGACTATAAG ATCCTGATCTGGAACCTGGAGATAGGTGAGCCGGTGAAGATGATCGACTGTCACTCTGACGTCATCGTGTGTATGTCCTTCAACACAGACGGCAGCCTGCTGGCCACCAGCTGTAAGGACAAGAAGCTGCGTGTCATCGAGCCCCGCTCCGGGAGAGTCTTACAG CACGCCAGCTGTAAGAACCACAGGGTGAACAGAGTGGTGTTTCTGGGCAACATGAAGCGGCTGCTGACAACAGGTGTGTCCCGGTGGAACACCAGACAGATTGCACTGTGGGATCAG GAGGACCTGTCTATGCCCATGGTAGAAGAGGAGATAGACGGTCTCTCAGGGCTGCTGTTTCCTTTCTAtgatgcagacacacacatgctgtaCCTGGCAGGAAAG GGCGATGGCAACATCCGTTACTATGAGATCACCACAGAGAAGCCCTACCTGCAGTATCTCATGGAGTTCCGCTCCCCTGCCCCACAGAAAGGCCTTG GTGTGATGCCTAAACATGGGCTGGACGTAACGGCCTGCGAGGTGTTTCGCTTCTACAAGCTGGTGACGCTGAAGGGGCTGATCGAGCCCATCTCCATGATAGTACCAAGAAGG TCAGAGACGTACCAGGAGGACATCTATCCAATGACGGCAGGGACCGAGCCTGCCCTCTCAGCCAATGACTGGTTGAGTGGTATCAACCGAG ACCCAGTGTTAATGTCCCTGAAGAAGGGCTACCAGAAGCCCAACCAGCTGGTGTTCAAGGCACCGGTGAAGGAAAAGAAAGGTGTGGTGGTCAACGGCATTGACCTGCTGGAAAATGTGCCACCCAGGACAGAGAACGAG ctaCTGAGGATGTTCTTCAGGCAGCAGGAGGAGCTGAGAAAGCTGAAGGAGGAGCTGAACACCAAGGACGTTAAAATACGCCAGCTGGAGCTGGAACTCAACAACCTGAGGAACGTCAGCCCCGTTGGAAACAATGTCTGA
- the LOC106587733 gene encoding acidic leucine-rich nuclear phosphoprotein 32 family member A isoform X4 → MLFKAMSERHTELTSMIENRWTGFLKMDMKKRIHLELRNRTPSDVKELVLDNCRSNEGKIEGLTDEFKELEFLSTINVGLTSVSNLPKLNKLKKLELSDNRISGGLEVLAEKCPNLTHLNLSGNKIKDLSTIEPLKKLETLKSLDLFNCEVTNLNDYRDNVFKLLPQLTYLDGYDKDDKEAPDSDAEAYVEGLDDDDDSDG, encoded by the exons ATGCTTTTTAAAGCAATGTCGGAGCGCCATACAGAACTGACCTCAATGATAG AAAATCGGTGGACTGGTTTTCTCAAGATGGATATGAAGAAAAGAATTCATCTAGAATTGCGGAATCGCACGCCATCTGAT GTGAAAGAGCTGGTGCTTGATAACTGTCGCTCAAACGAAGGCAAAATTGAGGGCCTCACAGATGAATTTAAAGAGTTGGAATTTCTAAGCACAATCAACGTTGGGCTGACGTCGGTCTCCAACTTGCCGAAGCTGAACAAGCTGAAAAAA CTTGAACTCAGCGACAACAGGATCTCAGGTGGGCTGGAAGTACTGGCGGAGAAATGCCCGAACCTCACACACCTAAACCTCAGTGGCAACAAAATTAAAGACCTTAGCACGATAGAACCTCTG AAAAAATTAGAGACCCTGAAAAGCTTAGACTTGTTCAACTGCGAGGTGACCAACCTCAACGACTACAGAGACAACGTGTTCAAGCTCCTCCCCCAGTTGACGTACCTCGACGGCTATGACAAAGACGACAAGGAGGCGCCAGATTCGGACGCAGAGGCCTATGTGGAGGGACTGGATGATGACGATGACAGTGATG GCTAA
- the LOC106562703 gene encoding uncharacterized protein isoform X2 has protein sequence MYPDIRFGFIMISYYIISRNTPLPPTAEHHQCIPGVLTPHLPCPSESTWQSLCHRPEMPPPNPPTSTLPSPETTLGKEIDFPLLPQSSPMVYPLQTNSQQSCNISTSQWKSLLLVPTTVDDEFYRDMNEDDEFYRDMNEDDEFYRDMNEDEFYRDMNEDDEFYRDMNEDEFYRDMNEDEFYRDMNEDDEFYRDMNEDDEFYRDMNEDEFYRDMNEDDEFYRDMNEVYFKTVFFLHLS, from the exons ATGTATCCTGATATCCGGTTTGGCTTCATTATGATTAGTTATTACATCATCAGTCGCAATACACCCCTCCCCCCTACTGCAGAGCACCATCAGTGTATCCCAGGGGTCCTCACACCCCACCTGCCATGCCCCTCTGAGTCCACGTGGCAAAGCCTTTGTCATCGCCCAGAAATGCCACCCCCAAATCCTCCAACCTCCACCCTGCCATCACCAGAGACTACCCTGGGGAAAGAGATTGACttcccccttctcccccaatcCTCCCCCATGGTCTACCCACTGCAAACCAACTCACAGCAAAGCTGCAACATCTCAACCTCCCAATGGAAGAGTCTTCTACTAGTTCCAACTACTGTGGATGATGAGTTTTACAGGGACATGAATGAAGATGATGAGTTTTACAGGGACATGAATGAGGATGATGAGTTTTACAGGGACATGAATGAGGATGAGTTTTACAGGGACATGAATGAAGATGATGAGTTTTACAGGGACATGAATGAAGATGAGTTTTACAGGGACATGAATGAGGATGAGTTTTACAGGGACATGAATGAGGATGATGAGTTTTACAGGGACATGAATGAAGATGATGAGTTTTACAGGGACATGAATGAGGATGAGTTTTACAGGGAC ATGAATGAGGATGATGAGTTTTACAGGGACATGAATGAGGTGTATTTCaagacagttttttttcttcatctctCCTAA
- the LOC106587733 gene encoding acidic leucine-rich nuclear phosphoprotein 32 family member A isoform X3 has product MDMKKRIHLELRNRTPSDVKELVLDNCRSNEGKIEGLTDEFKELEFLSTINVGLTSVSNLPKLNKLKKLELSDNRISGGLEVLAEKCPNLTHLNLSGNKIKDLSTIEPLKKLETLKSLDLFNCEVTNLNDYRDNVFKLLPQLTYLDGYDKDDKEAPDSDAEAYVEGLDDDDDSDEVDEEEDEDEDEDALPRKEEEDDDDEGEEEEEEDLSGEEDEEELDGKESDEDNEEEERGLKRKRDLDEEAEEEEDD; this is encoded by the exons ATGGATATGAAGAAAAGAATTCATCTAGAATTGCGGAATCGCACGCCATCTGAT GTGAAAGAGCTGGTGCTTGATAACTGTCGCTCAAACGAAGGCAAAATTGAGGGCCTCACAGATGAATTTAAAGAGTTGGAATTTCTAAGCACAATCAACGTTGGGCTGACGTCGGTCTCCAACTTGCCGAAGCTGAACAAGCTGAAAAAA CTTGAACTCAGCGACAACAGGATCTCAGGTGGGCTGGAAGTACTGGCGGAGAAATGCCCGAACCTCACACACCTAAACCTCAGTGGCAACAAAATTAAAGACCTTAGCACGATAGAACCTCTG AAAAAATTAGAGACCCTGAAAAGCTTAGACTTGTTCAACTGCGAGGTGACCAACCTCAACGACTACAGAGACAACGTGTTCAAGCTCCTCCCCCAGTTGACGTACCTCGACGGCTATGACAAAGACGACAAGGAGGCGCCAGATTCGGACGCAGAGGCCTATGTGGAGGGACTGGATGATGACGATGACAGTGATG AGGTagacgaggaggaggatgaggatgaggatgaagacGCCTTACCaagaaaagaagaggaggatgatgatgatgaaggtgaagaagaggaagaggaggacctaAGTGGAGAG gaggacgaggaggagttGGACGGCAAGGAGAGTGATGAGGATAATGAAG AAGAGGAGCGAGGTCTGAAGAGGAAAAGGGATTTAGAcgaggaagcagaggaggaggaagacgacTGA
- the LOC106593363 gene encoding coronin-2B isoform X1, with protein sequence MTVTKMSWRPTYRSSKFRNVYGKVANREHCFDGIPITKNVHDNHFCAVNAKFLAIVTESAGGGSFIVIPVSQAGRIDPHHPKVCGHQGNVLDIKWNPFFENIIASCSEDSSVRVWEIPEGGLRRNMTEAMMELYGHSRRVGLIEWHPTSSGILFSAGYDYKILIWNLEIGEPVKMIDCHSDVIVCMSFNTDGSLLATSCKDKKLRVIEPRSGRVLQHASCKNHRVNRVVFLGNMKRLLTTGVSRWNTRQIALWDQEDLSMPMVEEEIDGLSGLLFPFYDADTHMLYLAGKGDGNIRYYEITTEKPYLQYLMEFRSPAPQKGLGVMPKHGLDVTACEVFRFYKLVTLKGLIEPISMIVPRRSETYQEDIYPMTAGTEPALSANDWLSGINRDPVLMSLKKGYQKPNQLVFKAPVKEKKGVVVNGIDLLENVPPRTENELLRMFFRQQEELRKLKEELNTKDVKIRQLELELNNLRNVSPVGNNV encoded by the exons ATGTCATGGCGTCCGACATACCGAAGCTCCAAGTTTCGAAACGTCTACGGCAAAGTGGCCAACCGAGAGCACTGCTTTGACGGCATTCCCATCACCAAGAACGTCCATGACAACCACTTCTGTGCCGTCAATGCCAAGTTCCTGGCCATCGTCACGGAGAGTGCCGGTGGAGGGTCCTTTATCGTTATCCCTGTCTCCCAG GCCGGCCGCATCGACCCCCACCACCCCAAAGTGTGTGGCCACCAAGGCAATGTCCTGGACATCAAATGGAATCCCTTCTTTGAAAACATCATAGCTTCCTGCTCTGAAGATTCCTCt GTACGAGTATGGGAGATCCCAGAGGGAGGGCTGAGGCGAAATATGACAGAGGCCATGATGGAGCTGTATGGACACAGCAGGCGTGTGGGTCTCATCGAGTGGCACCCCACCAGCAGTGGAATCCTCTTCAGCGCTGGCTATGACTATAAG ATCCTGATCTGGAACCTGGAGATAGGTGAGCCGGTGAAGATGATCGACTGTCACTCTGACGTCATCGTGTGTATGTCCTTCAACACAGACGGCAGCCTGCTGGCCACCAGCTGTAAGGACAAGAAGCTGCGTGTCATCGAGCCCCGCTCCGGGAGAGTCTTACAG CACGCCAGCTGTAAGAACCACAGGGTGAACAGAGTGGTGTTTCTGGGCAACATGAAGCGGCTGCTGACAACAGGTGTGTCCCGGTGGAACACCAGACAGATTGCACTGTGGGATCAG GAGGACCTGTCTATGCCCATGGTAGAAGAGGAGATAGACGGTCTCTCAGGGCTGCTGTTTCCTTTCTAtgatgcagacacacacatgctgtaCCTGGCAGGAAAG GGCGATGGCAACATCCGTTACTATGAGATCACCACAGAGAAGCCCTACCTGCAGTATCTCATGGAGTTCCGCTCCCCTGCCCCACAGAAAGGCCTTG GTGTGATGCCTAAACATGGGCTGGACGTAACGGCCTGCGAGGTGTTTCGCTTCTACAAGCTGGTGACGCTGAAGGGGCTGATCGAGCCCATCTCCATGATAGTACCAAGAAGG TCAGAGACGTACCAGGAGGACATCTATCCAATGACGGCAGGGACCGAGCCTGCCCTCTCAGCCAATGACTGGTTGAGTGGTATCAACCGAG ACCCAGTGTTAATGTCCCTGAAGAAGGGCTACCAGAAGCCCAACCAGCTGGTGTTCAAGGCACCGGTGAAGGAAAAGAAAGGTGTGGTGGTCAACGGCATTGACCTGCTGGAAAATGTGCCACCCAGGACAGAGAACGAG ctaCTGAGGATGTTCTTCAGGCAGCAGGAGGAGCTGAGAAAGCTGAAGGAGGAGCTGAACACCAAGGACGTTAAAATACGCCAGCTGGAGCTGGAACTCAACAACCTGAGGAACGTCAGCCCCGTTGGAAACAATGTCTGA
- the LOC106587733 gene encoding acidic leucine-rich nuclear phosphoprotein 32 family member A isoform X2, whose product MLFKAMSERHTELTSMIENRWTGFLKMDMKKRIHLELRNRTPSDVKELVLDNCRSNEGKIEGLTDEFKELEFLSTINVGLTSVSNLPKLNKLKKLELSDNRISGGLEVLAEKCPNLTHLNLSGNKIKDLSTIEPLKKLETLKSLDLFNCEVTNLNDYRDNVFKLLPQLTYLDGYDKDDKEAPDSDAEAYVEGLDDDDDSDEVDEEEDEDEDEDALPRKEEEDDDDEGEEEEEEDLSGEEDEEELDGKESDEDNEEERGLKRKRDLDEEAEEEEDD is encoded by the exons ATGCTTTTTAAAGCAATGTCGGAGCGCCATACAGAACTGACCTCAATGATAG AAAATCGGTGGACTGGTTTTCTCAAGATGGATATGAAGAAAAGAATTCATCTAGAATTGCGGAATCGCACGCCATCTGAT GTGAAAGAGCTGGTGCTTGATAACTGTCGCTCAAACGAAGGCAAAATTGAGGGCCTCACAGATGAATTTAAAGAGTTGGAATTTCTAAGCACAATCAACGTTGGGCTGACGTCGGTCTCCAACTTGCCGAAGCTGAACAAGCTGAAAAAA CTTGAACTCAGCGACAACAGGATCTCAGGTGGGCTGGAAGTACTGGCGGAGAAATGCCCGAACCTCACACACCTAAACCTCAGTGGCAACAAAATTAAAGACCTTAGCACGATAGAACCTCTG AAAAAATTAGAGACCCTGAAAAGCTTAGACTTGTTCAACTGCGAGGTGACCAACCTCAACGACTACAGAGACAACGTGTTCAAGCTCCTCCCCCAGTTGACGTACCTCGACGGCTATGACAAAGACGACAAGGAGGCGCCAGATTCGGACGCAGAGGCCTATGTGGAGGGACTGGATGATGACGATGACAGTGATG AGGTagacgaggaggaggatgaggatgaggatgaagacGCCTTACCaagaaaagaagaggaggatgatgatgatgaaggtgaagaagaggaagaggaggacctaAGTGGAGAG gaggacgaggaggagttGGACGGCAAGGAGAGTGATGAGGATAATGAAG AGGAGCGAGGTCTGAAGAGGAAAAGGGATTTAGAcgaggaagcagaggaggaggaagacgacTGA
- the LOC106562703 gene encoding uncharacterized protein isoform X1, with product MYPDIRFGFIMISYYIISRNTPLPPTAEHHQCIPGVLTPHLPCPSESTWQSLCHRPEMPPPNPPTSTLPSPETTLGKEIDFPLLPQSSPMVYPLQTNSQQSCNISTSQWKSLLLVPTTVDDEFYRDMNEDDEFYRDMNEDEFYRDMNEDDEFYRDMNEDEFYRDMNEDEFYRDMNEDDEFYRDMNEDDEFYRDMNEDEFYRDMNEDDEFYRDMNEDDEFYRDMNEDEFYRDMNEDDEFYRDMNEVYFKTVFFLHLS from the exons ATGTATCCTGATATCCGGTTTGGCTTCATTATGATTAGTTATTACATCATCAGTCGCAATACACCCCTCCCCCCTACTGCAGAGCACCATCAGTGTATCCCAGGGGTCCTCACACCCCACCTGCCATGCCCCTCTGAGTCCACGTGGCAAAGCCTTTGTCATCGCCCAGAAATGCCACCCCCAAATCCTCCAACCTCCACCCTGCCATCACCAGAGACTACCCTGGGGAAAGAGATTGACttcccccttctcccccaatcCTCCCCCATGGTCTACCCACTGCAAACCAACTCACAGCAAAGCTGCAACATCTCAACCTCCCAATGGAAGAGTCTTCTACTAGTTCCAACTACTGTGGATGATGAGTTTTACAGGGACATGAATGAA GATGATGAGTTTTACAGGGACATGAATGAGGATGAGTTTTACAGGGACATGAATGAAGATGATGAGTTTTACAGGGACATGAATGAAGATGAGTTTTACAGGGACATGAATGAGGATGAGTTTTACAGGGACATGAATGAGGATGATGAGTTTTACAGGGACATGAATGAAGATGATGAGTTTTACAGGGACATGAATGAGGATGAGTTTTACAGGGACATGAATGAAGATGATGAGTTTTACAGGGACATGAATGAAGATGATGAGTTTTACAGGGACATGAATGAGGATGAGTTTTACAGGGACATGAATGAGGATGATGAGTTTTACAGGGACATGAATGAGGTGTATTTCaagacagttttttttcttcatctctCCTAA